CAATGTCAACTTTATTAAGAGCATTGTGGACAtcactgagggaaaaaaaaagctatctcCTCCTTGCCTGCAACAGTAAACTCCACAAGCAAAGACCACTGTCAGCTTTCAGACCCTATAGCACAGCTGTCTGATTTTGTTTATCTTCAAATGTGAGCATTATCTTACTAACTAAAAGGGCTAAAAACTAACtgaaagtacttaaaaaaatacaacaggCTTTGGATTTTATGTATACTGTCAACACTGGGTTTCAAAATACCCAACAAATCTCTATGAATAAATCAGATGTCGTTTTAGCCCTTTCATGTACAAGCAGGCAGTGACATTAAATTTTCTAACAAGGATTGGAGTAACACACACACGATGACAGCTGGCAATATGAAAGCATTAAGATATACACATTATTGGACAGCTCTTATtcaatatttctaaaatacaatgaaagaCTACAACGCAATCATAAACTCTTACCTGAATATTATCAAATTTCAGTCCAGGCATGGTGAGATTCTCTTTGTCTATGAACACAGTGCTGTATTGCTGGGTGGCAACTGAAATTAGAACATTTCTGGTTTCCTCACTGGGAAGCCAAGCGTCATTTCTTCTGTCAAGTTCACTCATATTTAAAGCTGTGGCAAATGGGTCATCACTCCCAGCAAAAACAGCTTGGATTTGTGAGAATGGCTTGGGGGACTGAGTGATTTCTAGTGCTGCTGGAGGACCACCTGCTTCAGGTTTCCCATTTCCCACAGAGAAAGCAGGCTTAGATGAAGCACAAGAACCATCTCCACCGTTTGAAAGAGACGACATTTGTTCCGTAACCGAGGAGCCTGCGTTGGGATtactaacagaaataaaattggatGTAGTAAACGaatcaaaaaaatctgaagctaAAGTGTTAGTGTTAACGGGATCACCAAAGAACTTGCTTAGACTCGGACTTGGCTGAACCACCTGTGGATTAGACTTCACTGGAGTCTCAGTTATATTACTAAAACTGGGAGATTTTACCATCTGAGGCTCAAACCCATCAGGTAGGAACAACTGTGGCTGAGTATTGACATTGTTTCCTTGGCTGAAAATAGTACACACAGGGATAGGCTCAGCCTCAGGAGATGGCTTGCAAGTACCGGGCAATGGTATCTGGTCATCGGGTTTGCTTCTGTCAATattatttggttttgcttcatCAGGAATGCTGTTTCCCAACTTTGGTTCGTCTTTCACTGCTTCCTGAATTGATTCTTCCTTTAGCGATGCCTGATCGTCTGTTCCAATCTCAGAAATGTCTTTGGGTGTTTCTTCGTGTTCAGTTTCACTCTCAGTACTCAAAAACTCTTCTTTACCCACTTCTGCCAGTGGTTTTTGATTACCTTTAGCTTCCATTTGTTCTACAATCTCCTGCAGGCAACCAAGCTCACCCGTGTCATCCTCACTGTTGTTTGGAGAATCTGAAATAATGACACTCTCCATCATTTGCTCATTAAGCTTATCTACAAAGTTATTCGAATCTTCTGACACCGTTTCATTCCCCTCGGATTCAAACTCATCTCCACCAAGATCAATGGTTTCCTCGTGGAAGAGGATTTCTTCCTGACTTTTCTCTTGAACCCTATTTACGCTGTCCTCTTCATCTGAGGCGCTCCTGGCACCCTTTGTGTTGCTTTCTGTATTCTCCATAGcagctgaaggaggaaaaaacacgTACAAGGGTTAGCTTTAGCACTTGGGCACTGCTCAAGGTAACTAATAAGCATCTAATATTGAAATTCTTGCTGAAGATCAGtatgaaacactgaaatttttgctttaaagcaCAGCCAGTTATTTGATAGATTTCTTTTTGATAGctacacaggaaacaaaatactaaaatggctttaatcattaaaaaaccctttctcttcatcttttggTGCCCTGAGAAGGGGGCACAGCCGCTGGGCCCCCCAAGCCCAACCCACCCCTCACCTGAAGCCCCACCGAGAGCAGCACAACCTGTGCGAGGCAGGGCCCCGGGGACCCCCTCCTAGATCCCCTCAGGACCTCCAGGTCCCCCCTCAGAACCTCCAGGTCCCccctcaggaccccccccccaagcccctcaggaccccccaggacccccccaggATCCCCCAGGACTTCCCAGGATACCCTCCCGGTCACCTCAGCGCGGCACCGCCGCCCCCCTCCTGGTGCCGCCGCTCCCTCCCTGCGCCTGCGCCGGGCGCCTGCGCTGGGGCGGCTGCAGGAAGCGGCCGGCGACGGGCAGCGGCGAGGGCCATAAAGGGCGGAGGGGTGCGGGGCGCGGTGCGTGGGGGCGATGGAGGACGACGCGCCGGTCATCTACGGGCTGGAGTTCCAGGTGGGCGCGGGGGAGGGGGCTGTCGGTGTTCGGGCAGCTCGGTCCGGTCTCCGTAATATCCCTGGTTTTGTTCTCCTGGGGGAAAGACCCGCTGGtggggtggttttggggtgccTGCTGCTCGCCCTGGGGGTGTAAGCGGGGTGAGCGTGGGGTAGGAGCGGGTCCCTGCTCTGAAATTTGGTGGTTTGGGGGCAAAAAGCGTCGGTGTGGGGCTAGGAGGCAAAAGCAGGGCTTGTCTCCTTCATGGTTGTACCTGGCCTGGCTGGTAGGGCTTCTGCTCTGCCACCAGTTCCTTGCCCCCTGCCCTTGAGAAGTCTCCTTTTGTGGTCCTGGGGTGGCAGGAAAGTGCCAGCAGCCTCAGGTGGCTTCTTGTGGTGGTCTGTGGCTTactgctcttcagaaagaagtctgttttctttcaatttattattattattttaatgttcttttgaGGGGATGGTATGAAACTGTTTCCAACGAGCTGTGGGTTTTACTTGGTTGTATCCAACTGTGAAGGTACCTGATGTCTGTAGGTGTCCCTTGCTGTAGTTTCCATTTGGTGTACTTGTCCCTCAGGACAAATTTGGACTTTTTGCTAGTCGTTTTGGCTATGAGAATGTTATTGGACTGCCTTACTGTAGTATATAAGCTTCTTGGTCATCTTCATGGAGGAGCACAGGTCTTAGTGCAGTTTCTACAAGTGCTAGGAAAATATCCCGTTAAGTGGCTGGATAGGTGGGAGAGATCCTAACCTGTGTTTCCTTCCCACAACAAGGTTTTTACTCAGCTATTACATGTTCTCTTTGGCAACAGCTGGCTTATCACCATTACATTAGTGGTAGGAGGTGCTGTGTTTCTTCTACAGCTCCCAGAGCAATGTTCTCCTTCTGTAGCAGATGTTGTAAGAGaaatgtgtgtgtacacacatcgtttttcttttccaaagtgCTCTTGGAAAGTGTTCAGGCAACATATGAGGGCTCTCTGTAAGAAGTTTTGGTGTCTTATCTTCAGAGTTGTGTACTCTGTAATCTTCACTATACCAACGGATCTCCTAACCAAACAATTTTGCTATTCATCTTACATAGGAACTAGCGTGTAACATTTACCTGTACTAAATGTTAAATCTACTGAAGTCTGATAATACGCTGTAATTTTATGCTTGGCTGTAACTCAtacttaaaaagtaataaaacttaCACTTAAATTTGCAGACTAAGATATATCCTCTGTTTAATAAAACTCATAGCTTCTTTTCAGTAGGTCTTATAATGACAAGTTTCCCAGAAGTTTTGGAAAGGTAGCCTGTGTGTTGTCTGGTTCCTTGGGGAACCTGTACTCTCCAACCTCCCAGATCAGACATCTTCCCTTCTTCTGTGAAACATTTAACAGCTCTCTGGTGGGATGATGGAGCAGAAGGACTGAGAAGGTGGTGGTAACCAAAGAGTTAAGGTTAATTCAGAGCATTTAGAGAGAGACTGAaggtggggaaaggaaagatagTTTatgggaaagacagaaaaggagcGTAGAGataaaagttttggttttgatctTCACTAACTGCCAGTGTGACTTTAAAGCAAACTATATCTCTATACTTTCTGAAGAAGGCCCTAATGAAGATGCTTAAACCTTAAAACCACTCTATTTCTTCTAACTTACATCACTAGGCCTAATAAAAGATGTATGTGCTTCTGAAAGGTTCTTTAGCAAACTTCAGCAATATCCTGCATTATGAGAACATGGTAAACAGGATCCCATCAAGAAGCATATGgttactgtgtgggtgacagagcactggcacaggttgcccagaggttgtggagtctcctccttggagatctccaaaagccgcctggatgtggtccttggcaccctgctctgggtggctctgcttgagcaggggttggaccagatgccACCTGttcctgccaacctcagccattctatggttctgcTATATTTTTGTCAGTGAAATGATCTGTTTCCTATTTGTCCTGTGTAGAGTTGGCTTATGATTGATACCTAACCCGGAGGACACAGTGTGTTTACCATGTGTTATATAGGCTTAATTTTCAGGTGATCCATAATTTTTCTGTATCCTATTTTTTTTGGGTACTTAAACAGTCATATTTTGATTAGGTGTATAAGCAGTACTGAATGCTGGTAGTGCCTCACTGGCCTTAGTTTAAGGTTGGCTGGATGATGCTTATACCCCTGGACACGAGATGTGCAGAGGGTGCTTTCCAGGACATGAGTATTTGGCTTGGTTGCAATGCCAGCTGTGAGTCCTGGGGGCACGACCTATATCTcacttttttcaaaaacatgcaGCAGCTAGCTAGTAGCAAGGAGGGGGGGAGATAGTACCTTGTGCCAGAGAATGGTAATTATGGCATATTTAATGGATTTTGAAGATACTGAGATGAATTTTATTGTGTCAGGTAATCCTCAATGTTGCAtgtccaaaacaaaaacaacccccccaataacaaacaaacaaaaagccaactCCAACACCAAAAC
The Cygnus olor isolate bCygOlo1 chromosome 3, bCygOlo1.pri.v2, whole genome shotgun sequence genome window above contains:
- the TRAPPC12 gene encoding trafficking protein particle complex subunit 12, whose amino-acid sequence is MENTESNTKGARSASDEEDSVNRVQEKSQEEILFHEETIDLGGDEFESEGNETVSEDSNNFVDKLNEQMMESVIISDSPNNSEDDTGELGCLQEIVEQMEAKGNQKPLAEVGKEEFLSTESETEHEETPKDISEIGTDDQASLKEESIQEAVKDEPKLGNSIPDEAKPNNIDRSKPDDQIPLPGTCKPSPEAEPIPVCTIFSQGNNVNTQPQLFLPDGFEPQMVKSPSFSNITETPVKSNPQVVQPSPSLSKFFGDPVNTNTLASDFFDSFTTSNFISVSNPNAGSSVTEQMSSLSNGGDGSCASSKPAFSVGNGKPEAGGPPAALEITQSPKPFSQIQAVFAGSDDPFATALNMSELDRRNDAWLPSEETRNVLISVATQQYSTVFIDKENLTMPGLKFDNIQGDAVKDLMLRFLGEQAAVKRQVLNANSVEQSFVGLKQLISSKNWRAAVDLCGRLLTAHGQGYKKSGLPTNHTTDSLQLWFVRLALLVKLNLFQNAEMEFEPFGNLDQPDLYYEYYPHVYPGRKGSMVPFSMRILHAELPQYLGNPQESLDRLHNMKIICAKILENLEQGLAEDGSMTNITQENRQASVQLWRSRLGRVMYSMANCLLMMKDYVLAVDAYHSVIEYYPQQEPQLLSGIGRIFLQIGDIKTAEKYFQDVEKVTHKLDGLQSQIMVLMNRAFLHLGQNNFAEAHRFFTEILRIDSSNAVANNNAAVCLLYLGKLKDSLRQLEGMVQQDPKHYLHESVLFNLTTMYELESSRSMQKKQALLEAVAVKEGDSFNTQCLKLG